DNA sequence from the Phoenix dactylifera cultivar Barhee BC4 chromosome 13, palm_55x_up_171113_PBpolish2nd_filt_p, whole genome shotgun sequence genome:
ccGCTTGGTTAGAAGCAGAGCTCCGTCCCAACTGAGCTACCGCCTTGGCGGCTGAATcattctttcgcgcgaaagatacaaccctgtCCCTGGGTCTTTTTGGGTGGGGTCCAGGTGCTTATCCTTGTGGTCAGATGGAAACTTAGCGGGAAAACGATTTGGATGCAAGTGAATGCCTTTTTAGCTTGCCATCTTCAGATAGTATGTTATAAAAGAAAGTGCTCTTGGTGTCGTTAGCAAGAGTATTATAAGCCATCAGTGTAGCGGCTAGTGGTGAGCTTAATGGCCCGGGTTACTTAAAATTTAATTAACTGTTGTTTGTGATTTGCATTTTAATTGCATAATTATTTCTGTTTATGCTAGTCGAACCAAACACAAGGATCATCCGTGGTACTCACATGCCTCGCAAAGGAAATTAGGCTGCGGATTGACTTGCAATTTTTATTGTTCCATCGGCTTTAGCAAAAAGCCAGTATGAAAACATATGGGCCGGGTCAGGGTTAGATTGGGTCAACCAAGCCCAAATTAGTCTGGTATGTGAAGTACGAAGTGCGCTGCATTTAGAGCCTGCCCAGTTTGTTTAGGTTGATTAAGACAAATAAAGTAGTTTTGGATGTGTTTGTTTGTATTTAGAGAGCCAAACTAATCAACCTATTTAGGCTGGTTACAAGTCCAATTAGTTAGCCGTCTTTATAGTCCATACCACGTTCAGTGTACCAAAaagaatgatatatatataatcaagtGCACAAGGACAAAGTAAATGGCTGAGGCACTTGACCGGACGGCCATActtttttcaatttcttttaTCTGAATTGGATGACATTGCGAAAAGGTTCACAAATGCAGCAAACACACTAAACCAGGTtggtttatttatttaattgtcTATTTTAGAAAACCATGCAGAGACACTCAGTAGAAAAGGGAAGCATGGAAGCAACCATGGCAACCTCACATACGCTCATTCGAAACGCAAGCTCTTGATTATTATAGTTCTCACACCAGCAGGTATACGAACTCAAACCCGAACTAACCACTTCAAGCATAGGCACCAGGGTTGGCCAGGAGGTAGGCCTCTGCAGCCTTGATAGTCCCGATCACTGCTTCCTTTCCCTTGGCAATCTCATCCTTGTTGTCAACTCCTGGTAATGGCTTATAGGTTGTCACCACCTTGCACACGCACCCTCCCTTGCTGGATTTCTCGAACTTGAAATGGGTTGAGGCCGACTCGATCTTCTTCCCGAGATCGCCGCCTTCGACAAGGCTGTGCTTGCACTCAAACTTGTCGAAGTCCACAAAGTCCAGGCGCTCCTTTACATAGCTAAATGGCATGGCTACAAATATGGGAACCACAAGGTTAGCACCAGCTCTAAGTCCATAAAAATTAGATATATATAAGGATTTGTTTGAATGATTGGGCTGAAAAAATTTTATTAGATTCGTGGATTAAGTCAGTACAATCAGCAAAATTATAGGATTACAAGCTGATCTAGACATATACTTAGAAATAGCTTTGGAGTGGGCaggttagatttccatatcaagaaaaaaagattttagCCTGTAAACATATGAATATAGGCTTGGTCCGGCTTGTAATCTTATGATTTTGCTTGCTGTATTGGTTCAATCCATGAATCCAAAAGGATTTTTAGCCCAATCACCAAAACAGAACTTAAGACTAGAAAATTTCAAAGTGTGAGCCATAATACCTGAGGTGAAGTTGATCTGTCTGACACTCCCAACACTACCATCACCATGGACACCAGCGGCACTTGCGACGATGTCAGGCAAGAGCTTAGCGGCCAGGTTGTGCCAGTCGAGGACCGCCTTGAACAACCTTGGAGCGGGCGCTTGGGACTCGACCTCGAGGTTCCAACATGGGGGACTCATGGTTAAATTGGATTCTTTATTGGGCTTCACTTCTTTCTGCTAAGTTGTGGTGAGCGAAATCCAGATGGAGAATGGCGAGCAAAGGATGGGGGTTTTATAGAGGGTTTGTGTGGAATGGTAGGTATGGAACGAAGAAGCATGCGTGCTGGTTTTTTCAAATTTGGGCAGCGCCTTTGCTAAACTGCTGACTAATAAAAATAGAGGAAAGAATGCGGGGGAGAGGTAGCTAGGTGCTCACGTCGAGgtgagactttttttttttttttggtgagacTTGGGGAACGTTTTTTTTTCCATTGGCGGATCCCAGCTAAAACGATCATGAGCGCTCTAACTGTTGATATATGCCCTGCTTCGCAgtttatgatttcaaattttaatattaaaagaatatatgaaaaactaacatttttagtgttcgtctaataaaaatatcattttttagGTGAGACAGACTTAATTATTTGGAGATTATTTAGATTATAATAAATTGTTATATTGCCCAATAACCCATCTGTTATCTTTTTCTACGTTATATTGCTATAATAACAGAGTAAAGTAGGGGCCAAAAAGcattataaatttataataaccattcttctttttttataataacCAATACGCGAGCCGTGGTCATAATGAGCATGTGGCAACCCATGTCTATAATAACATTTCTCAAACCCATTTACTAAGTGAATTGAGTTCAAATTTAGACTTTGACACCTTTAACTTATTTTGTTCTATTTAATAATTAGATCAAATATAACTtgacatatttaatttatttaatctatttaatctgATCTGCTTAACttgtttttattatatttaactCGATATGGAAGTCTatctaaatttaattaatttattaaaaatttatttcacTTGTTTAATAGATGAGTTATATGGATCAGGTCggattatctatttaataaatatatcaaaTTTAGATTGATGGTTTTTTTGACTCAATTCGTATTCAATCTGATCTATATTCGATCTGATCCAATTGTGACCTGTACTCTgctcagacaaggactttttatctatataaaaatttagttTGGGTATGTGGCCAGAGCTCTAGCTGGGCATCTTGGCCTGCAAGAGGATGCGTTTAGCCCAGCCCAAAACGAAGAGGCTTGCTTTCTTTCTTCCGGTAGTTGGTGAGGGGAACAGCATACGCGGATCTGGGTCCCCGTGCGGGCCCATGGTATTTCCGTGCTTGAGATGACGAAAATGGCCCTGAGAAGGGTATACTAGGAAGGAAACTAAGATTTCgcggctgattttttttttttttttgatttttggtgGATAAAAATGCGAAGAAGCGGGATAGCTTGGAGGACCTGCAGAAGATACTGGCAGATATAGTGAACGGAGATGGCCGGACCGCCGGGTTTGCGAGGAAAGATCCGAGTTGGCATGGGCTTTGACCCACTTGGGAGCCTGGTCGACTCAGTGGAGGAGCTGGGGACAACTGGGTCGGCTGGGTTGCAGGCCAGCCCAGAGATCCAAATAGTTGATGCGGGCTCGAGCCAATCAAACAAAAGGCCCAGGAGCCCAGCGCCACACCCTGCGTTGGgtctagggctggaagtgggccgggccgggccgggccataCTCctacccgagcccggcccgaaattatTTTTCGGGCTTCGGGCCGGGCCGAGGCCCGAACAGTTTTACAGAAACtcagcccgagcccggcccgagcccgatTGGGCCAGCCTGATCACGAGCCCGGCCAGAGATGTTCGCGTCCGGAGCAAGCTCCCGAAGCCACAAATCTCTGTGCACCAACATGAAGGCGTGGATGCGATCTGATCATTCCCATGTAGGCCGGACTGCGCCCTCACCTCTCGGCAGAGGAGCCGAGCTCCAGCTCATGCTCGGTGTCATCGGCGCCGGCGCGCCTCTCGTCTTGTTCCCCATCTAAACCCATAAATTCGCCCTCAGTCACCACCTCAAGGAGGATCCGATGGTAGGTCTTCTTCCTTTACTTAAAGGCATAAAGCCGctgttctaatttttatctaCTTCCAGCAACTCAAATGGTAAAGAGGGGCAATCCCTGACTCCCattcacataaaaaaaaaaagaaaaaaaactttatttcttattcttcttctctctctttttcttgttttcccCCCCGAATAAATGGCAGGAAGCATCAATGGCAGAATACATAATACAACAATACATCGCGACGTCAGGCGGCGAGCAAGCATTAAACTCGGTGAGTAGTATGTACACCATGGGGAAGGTAAGGATGACGGCGACGGAATTCCGAGCAGGCAATGGCAATAACGCCAGCCATGCCAACAAGAAGGCGAGCAAGGGTGGTGGTGGAGGGGAGATGGGAGGGTTCGTGCTGTGGCAGAAGAAGCCGGACTTGTGGTGTCTTGAACTGGTGGTGGCCGGATGCAAGATCAGCGCTGGGAGTGACGGCAAGGTGGCATGGAGGCAGACAGCATGGCTTCGCCTCTGTGCCTCTGCAAATCCCTCGGGCAAGTTGGCAACTGGGTTTAGCCGCGATTCGGCAGACTGCAGACACAACTGGGTTTAGCCACGATacgggctggaagtgggctcgggcTTGGACGGGCCCGAGCTGGGCCAATGAAatacccgagcccggcccgaaatagaAATGGGCTTAATCAttcagcccgagcccggcccgaaatgcaTTGAGCCTAGCCCATAGCCCGGCCCGCGGGCGGCCCGAcccgatgggcttcgggccggcccgagcccacttccagccctagttGGGTCGGGCTGCAGGAGGGCGGCTCGAGAGCGCGAGCAGGGCCTCTCCAGAGAAAGGTTCAGGCGTGGCCTGTGGGCTCGAGGCGGGCCCATCAAGAGCCTTGAAGCGGGCCGGCCTGGGGCTGACCTGGGCATGTTGCCCATGTCGGGCACAACGGGGCCCAGGAGTGATGGAGCTGCTAGCTCCGGCCACAACGAAGGCGGCCCAAGCGGGACATGATCTCCCCCAAGCCATGCCGGAGAGCGACCTAGAGGGGAGGTCGGACGTGGGAGGGTCGGTGCCGCCCAGGAGCGGGGTTGAAGTGGCTCGGGCGGACCGAATGATCCAGGGGGCGGTGGTGGAAGAGGTGGGCTGCGACGGCGGTGGCGATTGGGCTGCTGGCAGGGTGGTGGCGGTTGTGGATCACCCCACTGTTGTGCAACATGTGAAGGTTGCAGCGATGAGGGTGGTCTCGGGCATGAGCGAGGAAGGTGAGCAGCGAATTGAACAGGCCCACAGTGGATTGGAGGACCTTGAGACTTTGGGGGGGTACACGTCAGGGCCCACTTATCAAGGTAGTGCGTTATGAAGATTCTAGTATCGAACTGaggggggcggccaagcctTCCTTCATGACTTCATTTAGGAGATCAAATCAGGTGAATGACTCGGAGATCTGCTTTCTATGTGAGACGTGATTATTTGGAGATGGTCTCTGTCGAGTGCAGCATCGCCTGGCAGCTGATCCTAGGGACTATTTTGGGGCATCTTGGGGTTGTGGAAGAGGGGGATAGCCACTATGGATGTTTTCCATAACTACTTACAGCAGGTTGTAATAGTTATTTCAGAACCTAATGAAGCTCCGTGGGTATTATGTGGTGTGTATGCCAATACTGACTACAGAGTTAGGAGAGTTCTCTGGAATGAGATCACCAACCTGATTTCCTAGGGCATTCCGACAGTGGTGGTGGGTGACTTCAATTGTATCCAGGGGCTCAGTGAGAAACAGAGAGGCAGGGCTTACACCGACTCAGTGGACAGGAGGGAGTTTCGGAATTTCTTGTCGAAGAATGAACTGGTGGACCTCAGATTCTCTGGGTCGAGATTCACTTGGTGCAACAACCAGTCCAGCCGATAGATAGGGTCGTGCATCTCCATGCTGGGTTCTCTGCTTCCCTACCTACCAAGTCAGTAACTTACCTCGGATAGCTTCGAATCATtgtcttcttttgatttctacAGAATCTTGCTCCAGTCACGACATCTCATTCCGCTTTGAGAAAGTGCGGCTGTCATATCTCCAGTCTTAGAACATTGTTCGGGAGGCTTGAGAGGTGCTAGTGCGGggtgatgctatgcagagggttTCGCGTAGGCTGGGGCTCACTAAGCGATGACTCTGTTGGTGGAACCGAGAGGTAGTTCttcaggagattggaggaggctgAGATTTCGATTGCTGATCTTCAGGGGAGAGAGGATATGGGTGGAGAGCTCTGGGAGGCCGACATGGTAGTCATACAACAGCAACTTGCTACACATCACTCCCTCTTGCAGCAGCAGGAGCTCTTCTAGAGACAGAAATCTAGAATTCTGGGTCAAGGAGAAGGACTGGAACACCAGATTCTTCCACCAGACGATTATTATCAAAAGGCAGAGAAATACGATCCACTCTATGGAGTCAAGTCATGGCGGCTAGATACGGCAAAGTGCGGACTAATGGGGCGGCCCCGAGTAGAGGAGAAGACACTACATGTGGCGGGAGATTTGCAAGTACATGCCTACTGCCTTGGTGAATACCAAATGGCTGATCGGCGATGGGCAGAGCA
Encoded proteins:
- the LOC103707927 gene encoding pathogenesis-related protein 1-like, coding for MSPPCWNLEVESQAPAPRLFKAVLDWHNLAAKLLPDIVASAAGVHGDGSVGSVRQINFTSAMPFSYVKERLDFVDFDKFECKHSLVEGGDLGKKIESASTHFKFEKSSKGGCVCKVVTTYKPLPGVDNKDEIAKGKEAVIGTIKAAEAYLLANPGAYA
- the LOC113462772 gene encoding uncharacterized protein LOC113462772 — encoded protein: MEASMAEYIIQQYIATSGGEQALNSVSSMYTMGKVRMTATEFRAGNGNNASHANKKASKGGGGGEMGGFVLWQKKPDLWCLELVVAGCKISAGSDGKVAWRQTAWLRLCASANPSGKLATGFSRDSADCRHNWV